From the genome of Papaver somniferum cultivar HN1 chromosome 2, ASM357369v1, whole genome shotgun sequence, one region includes:
- the LOC113346767 gene encoding cysteine desulfurase, mitochondrial-like, whose product MATKLLVSKIRETCYRISPSIHHLRNFSMAATAAAPPPPLQEEESEGISMKGVKISGRPLYLDVQATTPVDPRVLDAMLPYYISRYGNPHSRTHLYGWESDLAVEKARSQVASLIKASPKEIVFTSGATESNNISVKGLMHFYKDKKRHVITTQTEHKCVLDSCRHLQQEGFEITYLPVGNDGIIDLEGLRAAIRPDTGLVSIMAVNNEIGVIQPMEEIGKICKEFNVAFHTDAAQALGKIPIDVEKMNVSLMSLSGHKIYGPKGVGALYMRRRPRVRVQAQMNGGGQERGIRSGTVPTPLVVGMGTACEVAMMEMEYDEKRISALQERLLNGIRAKIDGVVVNGSTESRYAGNMNLSFAYVEGESLLMGLKEVAVSSGSACTSASLEPSYVLRALGVEEDMAHTSIRFGIGRFTTEAEIDRAVELTVRQVEKLREMSPLYEMVKEGIDIKSIQWSQH is encoded by the coding sequence ATGGCGACGAAGCTTTTGGTTTCAAAAATCCGCGAAACATGTTACAGAATCTCACCATCAATTCATCACCTCCGGAATTTCTCTATGGCAGCTACCGCGGCagctccaccaccacctctgcaagaagaagaatcagaaggAATTTCAATGAAAGGAGTAAAAATTTCAGGTAGACCACTTTATTTAGATGTACAAGCAACAACACCAGTTGATCCTAGAGTATTAGATGCTATGCTTCCATATTATATCTCGCGTTATGGTAATCCTCATTCTAGAACTCATCTGTATGGTTGGGAATCTGATCTCGCTGTTGAAAAAGCTCGATCTCAAGTTGCTTCTTTAATTAAAGCTTCACCTAAAGAGATTGTTTTCACTTCTGGTGCTACTGAAAGTAATAATATCTCAGTTAAAggtttaatgcatttttataaaGATAAGAAACGTCATGTTATTACTACTCAAACTGAACATAAGTGTGTTCTTGATTCATGCCGTCATTTACAACAAGAAGGTTTTGAAATTACTTATCTTCCTGTTGGTAATGATGGGATAATCGATCTAGAAGGATTAAGAGCAGCGATTAGGCCTGATACAGGACTTGTTTCGATTATGGCGGTTAATAATGAAATTGGAGTTATTCAACCAATGGAGGAAATTGGAAAAATTTGTAAGGAATTTAATGTCGCGTTTCACACTGATGCGGCTCAGGCCTTGGGTAAGATTCCTATTGATGTGGAAAAGATGAATGTGAGCTTGATGTCATTAAGTGGGCATAAAATTTATGGACCTAAGGGTGTTGGTGCACTTTATATGAGGAGAAGACCCAGGGTCAGGGTTCAGGCACAGATGAATGGTGGAGGACAAGAGAGAGGGATAAGAAGTGGAACTGTTCCAACACCGTTGGTTGTTGGTATGGGCACGGCTTGTGAGGTTGCAATGATGGAAATGGAGTATGATGAAAAGAGAATTTCTGCTTTACAGGAACGTTTGTTAAATGGAATTAGAGCCAAAATTGATGGTGTTGTGGTCAATGGAAGTACTGAGAGTAGGTATGCGGGGAATATGAATTTGTCTTTCGCTTACGTTGAAGGGGAAAGTTTGCTAATGGGTTTGAAAGAGGTTGCAGTTTCTAGTGGTAGTGCTTGTACGAGTGCAAGTTTGGAGCCATCTTATGTTTTGAGGGCATTGGGTGTTGAAGAGGATATGGCTCACACGTCAATTAGGTTTGGAATTGGTAGGTTCACTacagaagctgagattgatcgaGCTGTGGAACTTACAGTAAGGCAGGTGGAGAAGTTAAGAGAGATGAGTCCACTTTATGAGATGGTCAAGGAAGGGATTGATATCAAAAGTATCCAGTGGTCACAGCATTAA